In one Pseudomonas sp. Bout1 genomic region, the following are encoded:
- the yejK gene encoding nucleoid-associated protein YejK yields the protein MPIRHCIVHLIDKKPDGTPAVLHARDSELAESAAIENMLADLNESYNAKQGKAWGFFHAESGAHPFSGWLKEYFDGGKDFTAFSRIAVEHLQKLMEESNLSTGGHVLFAHYQQGMTDYLAIALLHHSEGVAVTDQLDVTPSRHLDLGQLHLAARINVSEWQNNKQSKQYISFIKGKNGKKVSEYFRDFIGCQEGVDGPGETRTLLKAFSDFVESEDLPDESAREKTKTLVDYASSQAKLGEPMGLEELSGLIDEERPKAFYDHIRNKDYGLSPEIPADKRTLNQFRRFTGRAEGLSISFEAHLLGDKIEYDEAAGTLIIKGLPTQLTDQLKRRN from the coding sequence ATGCCGATCCGTCATTGCATCGTCCACCTGATCGACAAAAAACCCGACGGCACACCCGCAGTTCTCCACGCCCGCGACTCCGAACTTGCCGAGTCGGCCGCGATCGAGAACATGCTTGCCGACCTCAACGAGAGCTATAACGCCAAGCAGGGCAAGGCCTGGGGCTTTTTCCATGCCGAGTCCGGCGCGCACCCGTTCAGCGGCTGGTTGAAGGAATACTTTGATGGCGGCAAGGATTTCACCGCCTTCAGCCGCATTGCAGTCGAACACCTGCAAAAACTGATGGAGGAGTCCAACCTCTCCACCGGCGGCCATGTGCTGTTTGCCCACTATCAACAGGGCATGACCGATTACCTGGCGATCGCCCTGCTGCACCACAGTGAAGGCGTGGCGGTGACCGATCAGTTGGACGTGACGCCGTCGCGCCACCTCGACCTTGGCCAGTTGCACCTCGCCGCGCGAATCAACGTTTCCGAGTGGCAGAACAACAAGCAGTCCAAACAGTACATCTCGTTTATCAAGGGCAAGAACGGCAAGAAGGTCTCGGAATACTTCCGCGACTTTATCGGTTGCCAGGAAGGTGTCGACGGCCCGGGTGAAACCCGCACCCTGCTCAAGGCCTTCAGCGACTTCGTCGAAAGCGAAGACCTGCCGGACGAATCCGCCCGCGAGAAAACCAAGACCCTGGTGGACTACGCCAGCAGCCAGGCCAAGCTCGGCGAGCCGATGGGCCTGGAAGAGCTGTCGGGGTTGATCGATGAAGAACGGCCTAAAGCCTTCTACGATCACATCCGCAACAAGGACTACGGCCTGTCGCCGGAAATCCCGGCCGATAAACGCACCCTTAACCAGTTCCGCCGCTTTACCGGCCGCGCCGAAGGCTTGTCCATCAGCTTTGAAGCGCACCTGTTGGGCGACAAGATCGAGTACGACGAAGCCGCCGGCACCTTGATCATCAAGGGCCTGCCGACCCAGTTGACCGACCAGCTCAAGCGTCGCAACTGA
- a CDS encoding TonB-dependent receptor, which produces MTYNKLYALLLASGLGGFAPLVLADDSQDVGSVHVAGERTLGTGHMIQEESAKARSTVTKEAMDEMAPTANAIDKLKYTPGINVSSDDASGMSGTSFTMRGMNSDQVGVSMDGVPINDSGSYGVYANQLGDPENVGEVFVTQGSSEADGPHIGSSGGNIGMVTLRPTKEPGLFVKQSIGSNSLQKSFARLNTGDLGGFKTWVSASHTEGDKWRGKGTVRGDKVEWSTLFEDDNGNSSNFTMKYNKQENYNYNTLSKAQFQQQGRRLDYAETPVYKNGLLSSSYKLNRNPFESVMTTFTQRWRLRDDLALTVAPYYYWGNGGSFSSQTATNLGPKSDKGGNYDLSNLKSANYYRPSWTETWRPGVTVKMKWDINEEHSLDYGYWYERARQRQTQPYIGINSEGAPDDIWGDYNSGGQVVDKNGKTVQGRHQYTVTPAQKLWVQDSWQATPDLSFVGGLAYQYVERDGDNLGSLYDKPEKRNARYHQFLPNFSAKYQVDESNQAFYNVTRNMRTPQNYVLYNKGDSLNLNPELSWNQELGWRYTEEKMALSATLFYITFKDRQLSTTDLNGDYVMANVGDVTNKGLELEWSGLLPYNFNYYASYTYTKSEQQDDFASKNVLLPTKGNQLANVPENMFNLVFGYDDKRYYGNIAGKYVGAFYGDLTNNEKISGRTVFDLNAGIYLPVDKKVFKSAALRFSMLNVFDKEYLSSARTVSFNSAPVNGLAASSAYYNVGEERTAMVSLEANF; this is translated from the coding sequence GTGACCTACAACAAACTCTATGCCCTGCTTTTAGCATCGGGCCTGGGCGGCTTTGCGCCGCTGGTTCTGGCAGACGATTCGCAGGATGTCGGTTCGGTGCACGTCGCCGGCGAACGGACCCTGGGCACCGGCCACATGATTCAGGAAGAAAGTGCCAAGGCCCGGTCCACCGTGACCAAGGAAGCCATGGACGAAATGGCCCCGACCGCCAACGCCATCGACAAACTCAAATACACGCCGGGCATCAACGTTTCCAGTGATGACGCCAGCGGCATGAGCGGCACCAGCTTCACCATGCGCGGGATGAACTCCGACCAGGTCGGCGTTTCCATGGACGGCGTGCCGATCAACGACTCCGGCAGCTACGGCGTGTATGCCAACCAACTGGGCGACCCGGAAAACGTCGGCGAAGTGTTTGTTACCCAGGGCTCCTCCGAAGCGGACGGCCCGCACATCGGCTCCAGCGGTGGCAATATCGGCATGGTTACCCTCCGGCCAACCAAGGAGCCAGGGTTGTTCGTCAAGCAATCCATCGGCTCCAACAGCCTGCAAAAGTCTTTCGCGCGGCTCAATACCGGTGACCTGGGCGGTTTCAAGACGTGGGTGTCGGCGTCTCACACCGAGGGCGACAAGTGGCGCGGCAAGGGCACTGTGCGCGGTGACAAAGTTGAGTGGAGCACGCTGTTCGAAGACGACAATGGCAACTCCAGCAACTTCACCATGAAGTACAACAAGCAGGAAAACTACAACTACAACACCCTCAGCAAAGCCCAGTTTCAACAACAGGGGCGGCGCCTGGACTACGCCGAAACGCCGGTCTACAAGAACGGTTTGCTGTCGTCTTCCTACAAGCTCAACCGCAACCCGTTCGAAAGTGTCATGACCACCTTCACCCAGCGCTGGCGCCTGCGTGATGACCTGGCCCTGACGGTTGCGCCTTATTACTACTGGGGCAACGGCGGCAGCTTCAGCAGCCAGACCGCGACCAACCTGGGGCCGAAGTCCGACAAGGGCGGCAACTACGACCTGAGCAACCTCAAGTCGGCCAACTACTATCGCCCTTCATGGACCGAGACCTGGCGCCCTGGCGTCACCGTCAAAATGAAATGGGACATCAACGAGGAGCACAGCCTGGACTACGGCTACTGGTACGAGCGCGCTCGCCAGCGCCAGACCCAGCCGTATATCGGGATTAACAGCGAAGGTGCACCCGACGACATCTGGGGCGATTACAACAGTGGCGGCCAAGTGGTCGACAAGAATGGCAAGACCGTCCAAGGGCGCCACCAATACACCGTGACCCCGGCCCAGAAGCTGTGGGTGCAGGACAGTTGGCAAGCCACGCCAGACCTGAGCTTTGTCGGCGGCCTGGCCTACCAGTACGTCGAGCGTGACGGCGACAACCTCGGCAGCCTTTACGACAAGCCGGAAAAACGTAACGCCCGCTACCATCAGTTCCTGCCGAACTTCAGTGCCAAGTACCAGGTCGACGAGAGCAACCAGGCGTTCTACAACGTCACCCGCAACATGCGTACCCCGCAGAACTATGTGCTGTACAACAAGGGTGATTCCCTCAACCTCAACCCCGAGTTGAGCTGGAACCAGGAGCTGGGCTGGCGCTACACCGAAGAGAAAATGGCCCTGAGCGCCACCCTGTTCTACATCACCTTCAAGGACCGTCAGCTGTCGACCACCGACTTGAACGGTGACTACGTGATGGCCAACGTGGGTGACGTGACCAACAAAGGCCTGGAGCTGGAGTGGAGCGGGCTGCTGCCCTACAACTTCAACTATTACGCGTCGTACACCTACACCAAGTCCGAGCAGCAAGACGACTTTGCCAGCAAGAACGTGCTGTTGCCGACCAAGGGCAACCAGTTGGCCAACGTACCGGAAAACATGTTCAACCTGGTGTTCGGGTACGACGACAAGCGCTACTACGGCAACATTGCCGGCAAGTATGTGGGCGCCTTCTACGGTGACTTGACCAACAACGAGAAAATCTCCGGGCGCACCGTGTTTGACCTCAATGCCGGTATCTACCTGCCGGTGGACAAAAAGGTCTTCAAGTCGGCCGCGTTGCGCTTCTCGATGCTCAACGTGTTTGACAAGGAGTACTTGAGCTCGGCGCGCACCGTGTCGTTCAACTCGGCGCCGGTGAATGGCCTGGCGGCCAGTTCGGCTTACTACAACGTAGGTGAGGAGCGTACGGCGATGGTTTCCCTGGAGGCCAACTTCTAA
- a CDS encoding HU family DNA-binding protein: MAITKDQLIADLAEAVDAPKTTVRALLDQLSQIVADQLENGGEITLPGVGKLKVTERPARTGRNPSTGAAIEIAAKKVIKLVVAKGLTDAVNK, from the coding sequence ATGGCTATTACTAAAGACCAACTGATCGCTGATCTGGCTGAAGCTGTAGACGCACCGAAAACCACCGTGCGTGCTCTGCTGGACCAACTGAGCCAGATCGTTGCTGATCAGCTGGAAAACGGCGGCGAAATCACTCTGCCAGGCGTTGGCAAACTGAAAGTGACCGAGCGTCCTGCCCGTACTGGCCGTAACCCTTCGACTGGCGCTGCCATCGAAATCGCTGCCAAGAAAGTTATCAAGCTGGTTGTGGCCAAAGGCCTGACCGACGCTGTTAACAAGTAA
- a CDS encoding DNA polymerase III subunit chi: MDTPNPLKDSDHLLDDLESIRKLLGDDDLQPPLLTDAVNGDVQIPLLFDMVGGKPVAPQPVETPVAQAAPAPAVAVPAAEKAPDALLLHLDNELRAAAQLIMQDVIDDFAPHIETEIKRRLDARMERLLSQYQN; this comes from the coding sequence ATGGACACTCCAAACCCGCTAAAAGACTCTGACCACCTGCTGGATGACCTTGAGTCGATCCGCAAGCTGCTCGGTGATGATGACCTGCAACCGCCGCTGCTGACCGATGCGGTCAACGGTGACGTACAAATTCCTTTGCTGTTCGATATGGTCGGTGGCAAGCCTGTGGCGCCGCAGCCTGTCGAAACGCCCGTGGCGCAAGCCGCGCCTGCTCCAGCGGTTGCCGTACCGGCCGCCGAAAAAGCGCCCGACGCCCTGCTGCTGCACCTAGACAACGAACTGCGCGCCGCCGCGCAATTGATCATGCAAGACGTGATCGATGATTTTGCCCCGCATATCGAAACCGAGATCAAGCGCCGACTGGATGCGCGCATGGAGCGGTTGTTGAGCCAGTATCAGAACTGA
- a CDS encoding RNA polymerase sigma factor produces MIITPPESQEQHADAAGGRAHFLQVFLSQRSQMEALVSRRVGCRATAADLVQDLFLRFWRRPLVQVEELSTYLLRCAGNIAIDHLRSEGARVRSSEGWLPEQQDNQGSEPQAALEAGNDLRHVEAALRSLPERTRQIFLLNRIHGCKYAEIAKAMGLSQSAVEKHMMRALEACKASLREPSPRKAP; encoded by the coding sequence ATGATCATCACGCCTCCCGAATCCCAAGAGCAGCACGCCGACGCGGCAGGTGGACGGGCGCATTTTCTGCAAGTGTTCCTGTCCCAACGCTCACAGATGGAAGCATTGGTGAGTCGCCGTGTAGGTTGCCGTGCGACGGCGGCGGACCTGGTGCAGGATTTGTTCCTGCGTTTCTGGCGCCGGCCCTTGGTGCAGGTGGAGGAACTCAGCACCTACCTGCTGCGCTGCGCCGGCAATATCGCCATCGACCACCTGCGCAGCGAAGGCGCCCGGGTGCGCAGCAGCGAAGGCTGGCTGCCAGAGCAACAAGACAACCAAGGCTCCGAGCCCCAGGCCGCGCTGGAGGCGGGCAACGATCTGCGCCATGTCGAAGCGGCCCTGCGCAGCTTGCCGGAACGTACCCGGCAGATCTTCCTGCTCAACCGCATCCATGGCTGCAAGTACGCAGAAATCGCCAAGGCCATGGGCCTGTCCCAAAGTGCCGTGGAAAAACATATGATGCGTGCCCTCGAAGCCTGCAAGGCCAGCCTTCGTGAACCATCGCCAAGGAAAGCACCGTGA
- a CDS encoding glutaredoxin family protein: MLGGVLKKVLLVLLVVVVFQNWGKIERLFNPSQVVPEQTRVAARVVLYSTQWCGYCKQTKRFLDSKGIPYRELDIEKDAQARKAYEALGGGGIPFVDVNGTLIRDYNPEAIMAALK; this comes from the coding sequence ATGCTGGGCGGGGTTCTGAAGAAAGTTCTGCTGGTATTGCTGGTGGTGGTGGTTTTCCAGAACTGGGGCAAGATCGAGCGGCTGTTCAACCCCTCGCAGGTGGTGCCGGAGCAAACACGCGTTGCGGCGCGTGTGGTGCTGTATTCCACCCAGTGGTGCGGCTACTGCAAGCAAACCAAGCGCTTTCTGGATTCGAAAGGGATTCCCTACCGGGAGCTTGATATCGAGAAGGACGCCCAGGCGCGCAAGGCGTATGAGGCGTTGGGGGGTGGCGGAATTCCATTTGTGGACGTGAATGGCACGCTGATTCGCGACTACAACCCTGAAGCGATCATGGCGGCCTTGAAGTAA
- a CDS encoding DNA polymerase III subunit chi, with product MTQVDFYILPSADPSARLDFACKLTEKAWRMGHRIYLHCSDAAQRDDLDARLWRFKGESFVPHGPAESEPDGLVVLGLGDSCGDHTDLLVNLDLKVPAFAKGFARVAEVVVEDPAIRQAARESFRFYREQGYSLQDHRLQRL from the coding sequence ATGACCCAAGTCGACTTCTATATATTGCCCAGCGCCGATCCTTCCGCGCGCCTGGACTTTGCCTGCAAGCTCACCGAAAAAGCCTGGCGCATGGGCCACCGCATCTACCTGCATTGCAGCGACGCCGCCCAGCGTGACGACCTCGACGCCCGCCTGTGGCGCTTCAAGGGCGAAAGCTTCGTGCCACACGGCCCCGCCGAATCAGAGCCTGACGGCCTGGTGGTGCTGGGTTTGGGCGACAGCTGTGGCGACCACACAGACCTGCTGGTCAACCTCGACCTGAAAGTACCGGCCTTCGCCAAGGGTTTCGCCCGTGTGGCGGAAGTGGTGGTGGAAGACCCGGCTATTCGTCAGGCCGCGCGGGAGAGTTTCCGTTTCTACCGTGAACAGGGCTATTCTCTGCAAGATCACCGGCTACAACGACTTTGA
- a CDS encoding FecR family protein has translation MNSAASVTPTPDQEQAALAWLSVLHDQPSSGDQATFSHWLRADPAHVEAYAQAQVLWELSEVPARTLADEDALALQGYLNAMNTSRRSGVRRWSGALAMAACLMLMISMVAGWQPSRWVDDFGADYVTAPGEVKTVTLADQSQVTLDADSAIAVDFSHGERHIQLRRGAGFFSVTHTGQSFVVEAGSGEARVLGTQFEVRLQPTGAQVTVLSGRVGVTPSKHGQQQILTAGQQVAYADGIADELHAVDSESRLAWRDGWLNYYKTPLADVVHDLGRYYPGRILLLNDDLGARRVSGSFSSKDPQAVLNALQAVLGFEQHSLLGRMIVLR, from the coding sequence GTGAATTCTGCTGCCAGCGTCACCCCGACGCCCGACCAGGAACAGGCTGCACTGGCCTGGCTGAGTGTGTTGCACGACCAGCCGAGCAGTGGCGACCAAGCCACCTTCAGCCATTGGCTGCGAGCCGACCCGGCACATGTCGAGGCCTACGCCCAGGCCCAGGTGCTGTGGGAATTGAGTGAAGTGCCGGCGAGAACGTTGGCGGATGAGGACGCCCTGGCGTTGCAGGGCTACCTGAACGCGATGAACACCTCCAGGCGTTCCGGGGTGCGGCGCTGGTCCGGCGCGCTGGCCATGGCCGCTTGCCTGATGCTGATGATTTCGATGGTGGCCGGCTGGCAGCCGTCGCGCTGGGTCGATGATTTTGGCGCTGATTACGTTACCGCTCCGGGCGAGGTGAAGACCGTCACTCTGGCGGATCAAAGCCAGGTGACCCTGGACGCCGACAGCGCCATTGCGGTGGACTTCAGTCACGGTGAGCGCCATATCCAGCTGCGCCGTGGCGCCGGATTTTTCAGCGTGACCCACACGGGCCAGTCCTTCGTGGTCGAGGCCGGCAGCGGTGAGGCGCGGGTGCTGGGCACGCAGTTCGAAGTACGCCTGCAACCGACAGGTGCGCAGGTGACGGTGTTGTCCGGCCGGGTTGGGGTCACGCCGTCCAAGCATGGCCAGCAACAGATTCTCACGGCCGGCCAGCAAGTGGCCTACGCCGACGGTATTGCCGATGAGCTGCACGCGGTCGACAGCGAATCCCGGCTGGCCTGGCGCGACGGCTGGCTCAACTACTACAAGACGCCCCTGGCCGATGTGGTGCACGACCTCGGTCGCTACTACCCCGGTCGCATTCTGCTGCTCAACGACGACCTCGGCGCTCGACGTGTCAGCGGCAGTTTTTCGAGCAAGGACCCCCAAGCAGTCCTCAACGCGCTGCAGGCAGTTTTGGGGTTCGAACAACATTCGCTGCTCGGTCGGATGATTGTGTTGCGCTAG
- a CDS encoding DUF3325 domain-containing protein, producing the protein MLLALLLCYAGFTALCLSMDRHHGELLRSKPSPRRRLGLRVGGWLLLIVSIWPAVLATGWGQGLVEWCAVLMLSGLLLVLLLPYRPRLALILAGVGLLASPVAAFVTL; encoded by the coding sequence ATGCTTCTCGCGCTGCTGCTGTGTTACGCAGGGTTTACTGCGTTGTGCCTGTCCATGGACAGGCACCATGGCGAACTGCTGCGCAGTAAACCTTCACCTCGTCGGCGCCTGGGTTTACGTGTGGGCGGTTGGCTGTTGCTGATCGTCTCGATCTGGCCGGCGGTGCTCGCGACCGGTTGGGGCCAGGGGTTGGTGGAGTGGTGCGCGGTACTGATGCTCAGCGGGTTACTGCTGGTGTTGCTGTTGCCGTATCGGCCAAGGCTGGCCTTGATCCTGGCAGGCGTCGGCCTGCTGGCCAGTCCGGTTGCGGCCTTCGTGACCCTTTGA
- a CDS encoding valine--tRNA ligase, whose protein sequence is MDKTYQPHAIETSWYQTWESENYFAPQGAGDAYTIMIPPPNVTGSLHMGHGFNNAIMDALIRFRRMQGRNTLWQPGTDHAGIATQMLVERQLEATGQSRHDLGREKFLEKIWEWKDQSGGNISRQIRRLGSSVDWSRERFTMDDGLSEAVKEAFVRLHEDGLIYRGKRLVNWDTKLHTAISDLEVENHDEKGFLWNLKYPLADGAKTAEGNDYLVVATTRPETMLGDAAVAVNPNDERYQALIGKFVELPLVGRRIPIIADDYCDPAFGTGCVKITPAHDFNDYEVGKRHNLPLLNIFDKNAAVLPACQVFNLDGTLNESIDGKIPAEYAGLDRFEARKQIVAAFDAAGLLVSVDDHGLKVPKGDRSGTIIEPWLTDQWYVSTKPLAEPAIAAVEDGRIAFVPKQYENMYFSWMRDIQDWCISRQLWWGHRIPAWYDESGKVYVGRDEAEVRAKHNLGPDVALQQDNDVLDTWFSSGLWTFSTLGWPQQTEFLKKFHSTDVLVTGFDIIFFWVARMIMLTMHLVKNEDGTPQVPFKTVYVHGLVRDGQGQKMSKSKGNVLDPLDIIDGIDLETLVQKRTSGLMQPKLAKKIEKQTRDEFADGIASYGTDALRFTFCSLASTGRDIKFDMGRVEGYRNFCNKIWNAARYVLDKGEDCGQNGEAIELSLADRWIISQLQRTEAEVTRQLDQFRFDLAAQALYEFIWNQYCDWYLELSKPVLWDENAPIERQRGTRHTLVRVLEVALRLAHPFMPFITEEIWQRLAPLAGKDGKTIMLQPWPVANEARIDEAAESDIEWLKTLMMGTRNIRAEMNIGPGKPLAVFVKNASSEDLRRLTENDALLKKLAKLESITVLAAGAEAPLSATALVGEMEVLVPMAGLIDKNAELARLDKEILRLQGEVQRVGGKLSNAAFVDKAPAEVIEKERAKLAEAEQALGKLAEQHARISSL, encoded by the coding sequence ATGGATAAGACCTACCAGCCGCACGCTATTGAAACTTCCTGGTACCAGACCTGGGAGTCCGAGAATTATTTCGCTCCGCAAGGCGCGGGCGATGCCTACACCATCATGATTCCGCCACCGAACGTCACTGGCAGCCTGCACATGGGCCATGGCTTCAACAATGCGATCATGGATGCCCTGATTCGTTTCCGCCGTATGCAGGGTCGCAACACCCTGTGGCAGCCAGGCACCGACCACGCCGGTATCGCCACCCAAATGCTGGTGGAACGCCAACTGGAAGCTACCGGCCAAAGCCGTCACGACTTGGGTCGCGAGAAATTCCTGGAAAAAATCTGGGAATGGAAGGACCAGTCCGGCGGCAACATCAGCCGTCAGATCCGCCGCCTGGGTTCGTCCGTCGACTGGAGCCGCGAGCGCTTCACCATGGACGATGGCCTGTCGGAAGCCGTGAAAGAAGCCTTTGTGCGCCTGCATGAAGACGGCCTGATCTACCGCGGCAAGCGCCTGGTCAACTGGGACACCAAGCTGCACACGGCGATTTCCGACCTTGAAGTGGAAAACCACGACGAGAAGGGTTTCCTGTGGAACCTCAAGTACCCGCTGGCTGACGGCGCCAAGACCGCCGAAGGCAACGACTACCTGGTCGTCGCCACCACCCGTCCGGAAACCATGCTGGGCGATGCTGCCGTTGCGGTTAACCCAAACGACGAGCGCTACCAGGCGCTGATCGGCAAGTTCGTTGAGCTGCCGCTGGTTGGCCGTCGCATCCCGATCATCGCCGATGATTACTGCGACCCTGCATTTGGCACCGGCTGCGTGAAAATCACCCCGGCCCACGATTTCAACGACTACGAAGTCGGCAAGCGCCACAACCTGCCGCTGCTGAACATCTTCGACAAGAACGCCGCTGTCCTGCCGGCCTGCCAGGTATTCAACCTCGACGGCACGCTGAACGAGAGCATCGACGGCAAGATCCCGGCTGAATACGCCGGCCTCGACCGCTTCGAAGCGCGCAAGCAGATCGTTGCGGCCTTCGACGCCGCCGGCCTGCTGGTGAGCGTTGACGACCACGGCCTCAAAGTGCCGAAGGGCGACCGTTCCGGCACCATCATCGAGCCTTGGCTGACCGACCAGTGGTACGTGTCCACCAAGCCGCTGGCTGAACCTGCGATTGCTGCCGTGGAAGACGGCCGCATCGCGTTCGTGCCTAAGCAGTACGAAAACATGTACTTCTCGTGGATGCGTGACATCCAGGATTGGTGCATCAGCCGTCAGCTGTGGTGGGGCCACCGGATTCCGGCCTGGTACGACGAGTCGGGCAAGGTCTACGTGGGCCGCGACGAAGCCGAAGTACGTGCCAAGCACAACCTCGGCCCGGACGTGGCGCTGCAACAGGACAACGACGTACTGGACACCTGGTTCAGCTCGGGCCTGTGGACGTTCTCCACCCTCGGCTGGCCGCAACAGACCGAGTTCCTGAAGAAATTCCACTCCACCGACGTGCTGGTCACCGGCTTCGATATCATTTTCTTCTGGGTTGCCCGGATGATCATGCTCACCATGCACTTGGTGAAAAACGAAGACGGCACCCCGCAGGTGCCGTTCAAGACCGTGTACGTGCACGGCCTGGTGCGTGACGGCCAGGGCCAGAAGATGTCCAAGTCCAAGGGCAACGTCCTGGACCCGCTGGACATCATCGACGGCATCGACCTGGAAACCCTGGTGCAAAAGCGCACCTCGGGCCTGATGCAGCCGAAACTGGCGAAGAAGATCGAGAAGCAGACCCGCGACGAATTCGCCGATGGCATTGCCAGCTACGGCACCGACGCCCTGCGCTTCACCTTCTGCTCGCTGGCCTCCACCGGCCGCGACATCAAGTTCGACATGGGCCGCGTCGAAGGCTATCGCAACTTCTGCAACAAGATCTGGAACGCTGCGCGCTACGTGCTGGATAAAGGCGAAGACTGCGGCCAGAACGGCGAGGCCATCGAGCTGTCCCTGGCGGACCGCTGGATCATCTCGCAGTTGCAGCGCACCGAAGCCGAAGTGACCCGTCAACTCGATCAGTTCCGCTTCGACCTGGCGGCGCAGGCCTTGTACGAGTTCATCTGGAACCAGTATTGCGACTGGTACCTGGAACTCTCCAAGCCCGTGTTGTGGGACGAGAACGCGCCGATCGAACGTCAGCGCGGCACCCGTCACACCCTGGTACGCGTGCTGGAAGTGGCGCTACGCCTGGCGCACCCGTTCATGCCGTTCATCACCGAAGAAATCTGGCAGCGCCTCGCGCCGCTGGCCGGCAAAGACGGCAAGACCATCATGCTGCAACCTTGGCCGGTGGCCAACGAGGCGCGTATTGATGAGGCGGCCGAAAGCGATATCGAGTGGCTCAAGACCCTGATGATGGGCACGCGTAACATTCGCGCCGAGATGAACATCGGGCCAGGCAAGCCGCTGGCAGTGTTCGTGAAGAACGCCAGCAGCGAGGACCTGCGTCGTCTCACCGAGAATGACGCGTTGCTCAAGAAGCTGGCGAAGCTGGAGTCGATCACTGTATTGGCCGCAGGCGCCGAAGCGCCGCTGTCCGCCACCGCACTGGTTGGCGAGATGGAAGTGCTGGTGCCAATGGCCGGCCTGATCGACAAAAATGCCGAACTGGCGCGCCTGGACAAGGAAATCCTGCGCCTGCAAGGCGAAGTGCAACGGGTGGGCGGCAAGCTGTCCAATGCGGCCTTCGTCGACAAGGCCCCGGCCGAAGTCATCGAGAAAGAACGCGCCAAACTGGCTGAAGCAGAACAGGCTTTGGGCAAACTGGCCGAGCAACATGCACGGATTTCCAGCCTGTAA
- the rlmF gene encoding 23S rRNA (adenine(1618)-N(6))-methyltransferase RlmF — MTAPSTPKAPRKKPKSTTQALPVAPRKEATLHPRNRHQGRYDFQALIKTTPELAQFVIINPYGKESIDFASPDAVRVFNRALLKAFYGINHWDIPADYLCPPVPGRADYVHFLADLLASVNEGVIPRGAPVKVLDIGMGANCVYPLIGYSEYRWNFLGSEVDPTAVAAAKAIVQSNGLNKAIQLRQQTNPKQILLGLLEPGERFDLTMCNPPFHASMDEATKGSERKWRALGKADPKRKLPVLNFGGQSAELWCEGGEARFVTQLIAESAHFQHKVLWFSTLVSKASNLPAIQTALRKAGVLESQVVEMSQGQKQSRFVAWTFQTPSEQQVWRQRWARKD, encoded by the coding sequence ATGACCGCCCCCAGCACACCCAAAGCACCGCGCAAGAAGCCTAAATCCACTACGCAGGCCTTGCCCGTCGCGCCCCGGAAAGAGGCCACCTTGCACCCGCGTAACCGCCACCAGGGCCGTTACGACTTCCAGGCGCTGATCAAGACCACGCCGGAACTGGCGCAATTCGTGATCATCAACCCGTACGGCAAGGAAAGCATCGACTTCGCCAGCCCCGACGCGGTGCGGGTGTTCAACCGGGCGTTGCTCAAGGCGTTCTACGGCATCAATCACTGGGACATTCCGGCTGATTACCTGTGCCCACCGGTTCCGGGGCGTGCCGACTACGTGCACTTCCTCGCCGACCTGCTGGCCAGCGTCAACGAAGGCGTGATTCCCCGTGGCGCGCCGGTGAAGGTGCTGGACATCGGCATGGGCGCCAACTGCGTCTATCCGCTGATTGGCTACAGCGAATACCGCTGGAACTTCCTCGGCTCGGAGGTCGACCCGACTGCCGTGGCCGCCGCCAAGGCGATCGTGCAGTCCAACGGGCTGAACAAGGCCATCCAACTGCGCCAGCAAACCAATCCCAAGCAGATCCTGCTGGGCCTGCTGGAGCCGGGCGAGCGTTTTGACCTGACCATGTGCAACCCGCCGTTCCACGCCTCCATGGATGAAGCGACCAAGGGTAGCGAGCGCAAATGGCGCGCACTGGGCAAGGCTGATCCGAAGCGCAAGTTGCCGGTACTGAACTTCGGTGGTCAGTCGGCGGAACTGTGGTGTGAAGGCGGGGAAGCGCGGTTTGTGACGCAGCTGATCGCTGAAAGCGCGCATTTCCAGCATAAAGTGCTGTGGTTCAGCACCCTGGTGTCGAAGGCGTCAAACCTGCCGGCGATCCAGACAGCGCTGAGGAAGGCTGGCGTGCTGGAAAGCCAGGTAGTGGAGATGTCCCAGGGCCAGAAGCAAAGCCGCTTCGTCGCCTGGACCTTCCAGACCCCAAGCGAGCAACAGGTGTGGCGCCAGCGCTGGGCGCGTAAAGACTAA